In a genomic window of Streptomyces sp. NBC_01231:
- a CDS encoding lipid-transfer protein, protein MSARARDALGGRAAIVGIGATEFSKDSGRSELRLAAEAVRAALDDAGLRSADVDGMVTFTMDTSPEITVAQACGMGELSFFSRVHYGGGAACATVQQAALAVATGVAEVVVCYRAFNERSGRRFGSGVQHREPSAEGVALGWSLPFGLLTPASWVAMAAQRYLHTYGLTPEAFGQVAVTDRRYAATNPAAYFHDRPITLADHAASRWIVEPLRLLDCCQETDGGQALVVTSVERARDLPHPPTVVSAAAQGAGRGQEQMTSFYRDDLTGLPEMGVVARQLWRTSGLAPADIDVGILYDHFTPFVLMQLEEFGFCEKGEAADFVRRGELPLNTHGGQLGEAYLHGMNGIAEGVRQIRGTAVNHIPGASRVLVTAGTGVPTSGLVLSSDE, encoded by the coding sequence GTGAGCGCCCGCGCGCGGGACGCCCTCGGTGGGCGGGCGGCGATCGTCGGGATCGGGGCCACGGAGTTCTCCAAGGACTCGGGGCGCAGCGAGCTGCGGCTGGCGGCGGAGGCGGTGCGGGCCGCGCTGGACGACGCCGGACTACGGTCGGCCGACGTGGACGGCATGGTGACCTTCACGATGGACACCAGCCCGGAGATCACCGTCGCCCAGGCCTGCGGGATGGGGGAGCTGTCCTTCTTCTCCCGTGTCCACTACGGCGGCGGGGCGGCCTGTGCCACGGTCCAGCAGGCCGCGCTCGCCGTGGCCACGGGCGTGGCCGAGGTGGTCGTCTGCTATCGCGCCTTCAACGAGCGCTCGGGGCGGAGGTTCGGCTCGGGCGTGCAGCACCGGGAGCCGTCGGCCGAAGGGGTCGCGCTGGGATGGTCCCTGCCCTTCGGGCTGCTCACTCCGGCGTCCTGGGTGGCGATGGCGGCCCAGCGGTATCTGCACACGTACGGCCTGACCCCGGAGGCCTTCGGGCAGGTGGCGGTGACGGACCGCCGATACGCGGCGACCAATCCGGCGGCCTACTTCCACGACCGCCCGATCACCCTCGCCGACCACGCGGCCTCCCGCTGGATAGTGGAGCCGCTGCGGCTGCTGGACTGCTGCCAGGAGACCGACGGGGGTCAGGCACTCGTCGTCACCTCTGTGGAGCGGGCCCGCGACCTGCCTCACCCGCCCACCGTCGTCTCGGCGGCCGCCCAGGGCGCGGGCCGGGGACAGGAGCAGATGACGAGCTTCTACCGTGACGACCTGACCGGCCTGCCGGAGATGGGCGTGGTGGCCCGGCAACTGTGGCGGACCTCGGGTCTCGCCCCCGCCGACATCGACGTGGGGATCCTGTACGACCACTTCACGCCGTTCGTGCTGATGCAGCTGGAGGAGTTCGGCTTCTGTGAGAAGGGGGAGGCGGCGGACTTTGTTCGCCGCGGCGAGTTGCCGTTGAACACCCACGGGGGACAGCTCGGGGAGGCGTATCTGCACGGCATGAACGGCATCGCGGAAGGGGTACGACAGATTCGGGGCACGGCTGTGAACCACATACCAGGGGCGAGTCGGGTCCTGGTGACCGCGGGGACGGGGGTTCCGACATCGGGCCTGGTCCTGAGCTCGGACGAGTGA
- a CDS encoding OB-fold domain-containing protein, with translation MRLKAFEGRPAAVAGIGKDPVNAPMIRHWCEAMGDSHPAYTGPEAIAPPTMLQVWTMGGLSGHTGRTTAYDELLTLLDEAGCTSVVATDCEQEYGRALRPGDEVTFDSVIESVSERKTTKLGTGYFVTTRMDVRAGDDLVGTHRFRILKYAPARRPAEKEKPPPPRAAARPRPVVNRDNAGFWDGVRQQRLLIQRCTACATLRLPWLPGCNACGSPNWDTVEACGEGAVFSYVVLHHPPFPAFEPPYAVALIELAEGVRMISNVVGVPYDKVRIGQSVRLEFQVYEDELVLPVFRAGGEAG, from the coding sequence ATGCGGTTGAAGGCCTTCGAGGGGCGGCCAGCAGCCGTGGCGGGCATCGGCAAGGACCCCGTCAACGCGCCCATGATCCGGCACTGGTGCGAGGCGATGGGCGACTCCCATCCGGCGTACACCGGCCCGGAGGCCATCGCCCCACCCACCATGCTCCAGGTGTGGACCATGGGCGGCCTCTCCGGTCACACCGGGCGGACAACGGCGTACGACGAACTGCTCACCCTCCTCGACGAGGCGGGCTGCACCTCGGTGGTTGCCACCGACTGCGAGCAGGAGTACGGCAGAGCCCTGCGTCCCGGCGACGAGGTCACCTTCGATTCGGTCATCGAGTCGGTGTCAGAGCGAAAGACGACCAAGCTCGGTACCGGGTACTTCGTCACGACCCGCATGGACGTCCGGGCGGGCGATGACCTGGTGGGCACCCACCGCTTCCGCATTCTCAAGTACGCCCCGGCACGTAGACCGGCGGAGAAGGAGAAGCCCCCACCTCCCCGCGCCGCCGCACGTCCCCGTCCTGTCGTCAACCGCGACAACGCCGGCTTCTGGGACGGCGTACGACAGCAGCGACTGCTCATCCAGCGGTGTACGGCCTGCGCGACTCTCCGTCTCCCCTGGCTGCCGGGCTGCAACGCGTGTGGCTCCCCGAACTGGGACACGGTCGAGGCGTGCGGCGAGGGCGCGGTCTTCTCGTACGTCGTCCTGCACCATCCACCCTTCCCGGCTTTCGAACCGCCCTACGCGGTGGCCCTGATCGAACTCGCGGAGGGCGTCAGGATGATCAGCAACGTGGTCGGTGTGCCGTACGACAAGGTGCGGATCGGTCAGTCGGTGCGACTCGAGTTCCAGGTGTATGAGGACGAGTTGGTGCTGCCGGTCTTCCGCGCCGGAGGGGAGGCCGGATGA
- a CDS encoding bifunctional DNA primase/polymerase — MATTDRQATTLALAHALSAAERGLAVIPLSRTKLPALRSPHRDDPAATPCHGECGRFGHGIYDAATDPTRIRELFAAAPWATGYGIACGLPPHHLVGVDLDTKSGTNSSAALRELALRHLFTIPDTVVVLTPSGGRHLWLSGPPDVVVPNSAGRLAPGIDIRGAGGYLVGPGSRTDHGEYATAPGTAHLAPAACPPALLRLLLTPPRAHHPTPQSTGGHGQGLVQFVLGAHEGQRNTRLFWAACRAYEDGIGPALVAPLVDAAVNTGLSEREARATVASAARMSGHRA; from the coding sequence ATGGCCACCACCGACCGGCAGGCCACGACGCTGGCCCTCGCACACGCCCTGTCAGCCGCCGAACGCGGACTGGCCGTCATCCCCCTGTCCCGGACGAAGCTCCCGGCCCTGCGCTCCCCCCACCGCGACGACCCCGCGGCCACGCCCTGCCACGGCGAGTGCGGGCGTTTCGGGCACGGGATCTACGACGCCGCCACCGACCCGACGCGCATCCGCGAACTATTCGCCGCCGCGCCCTGGGCCACGGGGTACGGCATCGCGTGCGGCCTCCCGCCACACCACCTGGTCGGCGTCGACCTCGACACGAAGTCCGGTACGAACTCCTCGGCCGCCCTGCGCGAACTCGCCCTGCGTCACCTGTTCACGATCCCCGACACAGTCGTCGTACTGACCCCGAGCGGCGGACGTCACCTCTGGCTGAGCGGTCCTCCGGACGTCGTCGTCCCCAACTCGGCCGGCCGGCTCGCCCCCGGCATCGACATCCGGGGAGCCGGTGGCTACCTCGTCGGCCCCGGCTCGCGCACGGACCACGGCGAGTACGCCACCGCCCCCGGCACCGCCCACCTCGCCCCCGCGGCCTGTCCACCCGCGCTTCTCCGGCTCCTGCTGACCCCGCCCCGTGCCCACCACCCCACGCCCCAGTCGACCGGCGGCCACGGCCAGGGCCTGGTCCAGTTCGTCCTCGGCGCGCACGAGGGCCAGCGCAACACCCGCCTGTTCTGGGCCGCCTGCCGTGCCTACGAGGACGGCATCGGTCCCGCCCTCGTCGCCCCGCTCGTCGACGCAGCCGTGAACACGGGGCTCAGCGAACGCGAGGCACGGGCGACGGTCGCGTCGGCGGCACGGATGTCGGGGCACCGGGCGTGA
- a CDS encoding DinB family protein: MTVSRSDLLRRQFDLTWSLFEYHLDRLEPEDFLWEPVPYCWTVHRTAEGTWVPDWAETEPDPVPVPTVGWLSWHIGWWWSVTLDHLEGRPPRDRTDVTWPGPGKPTVDWLRDLRTAWLTSLAGLTDPDLDTTAPFPWPDDPEHTLADMLAWANAELMKNAAEIGQLRLLRSAASAPTTA, encoded by the coding sequence GTGACCGTTTCCCGATCCGATCTGCTGCGCCGACAGTTCGACCTCACATGGTCCCTGTTCGAATACCACCTGGACCGGCTGGAGCCCGAGGACTTCCTGTGGGAACCGGTGCCCTACTGCTGGACGGTCCACCGAACCGCCGAGGGCACCTGGGTACCGGACTGGGCGGAGACAGAGCCCGACCCCGTGCCCGTACCCACCGTCGGCTGGCTGAGCTGGCACATCGGCTGGTGGTGGAGCGTGACCCTCGACCACCTGGAGGGCCGCCCGCCCCGGGACCGCACCGACGTCACCTGGCCAGGACCCGGAAAGCCGACCGTGGACTGGCTACGCGACCTGCGCACGGCTTGGCTGACATCCCTGGCCGGTCTCACCGACCCCGACCTGGACACCACAGCCCCCTTCCCCTGGCCGGACGACCCGGAACACACCCTCGCCGACATGCTCGCCTGGGCCAACGCCGAGCTGATGAAGAACGCGGCGGAGATCGGCCAACTGCGGCTGCTGCGGTCGGCGGCGTCGGCACCAACTACCGCGTGA
- a CDS encoding methyltransferase yields the protein MKASGTCKQAWDSAVDEQDLDIWIEHLDRVDVSDHFSFLLARDALRIGFNEADFPTWIQHVNSLDDLSLFEALRDPTTDVQSRLAVVTYDRWINSIRRILTDPPVNGLPQQGVVQYFSDGLEFNVLLGFRRTGTTVEIRGLLAIPNPTAYADPILALRYARNTGQLELLRRSLYSRHKVLIQRNTLLHVDREASGDVFGPTIDTLLLNDWMFDERYLPQRTQANSYLFEETLTAAATTESLKHGTSLLEIGCGNGLLTATFARNEARISRIAAIDISMAAVGTTYRNAALQRHLHRGVIGDRGRFIAAQYDISAVPHTNDVVLCNPPYVPLPEDKKIVSQLHPMAKATLGTDLLCQVVRDAPTLVDSHGHLAIVMSELALPELEHSIPTGWSVEKQRSMRVPFRLETASETYAPEYVDWLVKNRGLTLSGTSQSPAYEHDISILLIKPLSD from the coding sequence ATGAAAGCCAGTGGGACATGTAAGCAAGCATGGGATTCCGCAGTAGACGAGCAAGATCTAGACATCTGGATCGAGCATCTTGATCGCGTAGATGTAAGCGATCACTTCTCATTTTTGCTGGCACGCGATGCCCTTCGAATAGGCTTCAATGAAGCCGATTTCCCGACCTGGATCCAACACGTAAACTCGCTTGATGATCTGTCCCTATTCGAAGCTCTGCGAGATCCCACTACGGACGTTCAGTCTCGCTTGGCAGTGGTCACATATGACCGCTGGATCAATTCCATCCGACGCATATTGACAGATCCTCCCGTAAATGGACTTCCACAACAAGGAGTAGTTCAATATTTTTCGGATGGCCTGGAATTCAACGTCCTTCTTGGCTTTCGTCGTACGGGAACGACGGTGGAAATTCGAGGGCTTCTCGCGATACCGAATCCCACAGCTTACGCTGACCCAATTCTCGCTCTTCGCTATGCGCGGAACACCGGGCAGCTTGAACTCTTGCGTAGATCCTTGTACAGCAGACACAAGGTACTGATACAGAGGAATACGCTACTCCACGTGGACCGAGAAGCTTCGGGTGATGTGTTCGGTCCTACCATAGACACGCTGCTGTTGAATGACTGGATGTTCGACGAGCGATATCTTCCACAAAGAACACAGGCAAATAGCTACTTGTTCGAAGAAACGCTAACAGCTGCCGCAACAACCGAAAGTCTAAAGCATGGCACTTCACTTCTTGAGATAGGTTGCGGTAATGGTCTATTGACCGCCACTTTTGCTCGAAACGAAGCGCGGATCAGTCGGATTGCAGCAATTGATATTTCCATGGCAGCTGTGGGCACTACGTACAGAAACGCCGCTCTTCAACGTCACTTGCATCGCGGGGTAATTGGGGACCGGGGCAGGTTCATAGCAGCTCAATACGATATTAGCGCCGTTCCCCACACCAACGATGTGGTTCTTTGTAACCCACCTTATGTTCCGCTCCCCGAGGATAAGAAGATCGTTTCGCAACTCCATCCTATGGCCAAAGCTACATTGGGCACAGATCTTCTTTGCCAGGTGGTGAGGGATGCACCCACGCTAGTTGACTCACACGGCCACCTCGCCATCGTTATGAGTGAATTGGCTTTGCCTGAACTCGAGCATTCTATTCCCACCGGCTGGAGTGTGGAGAAACAGAGAAGCATGCGAGTTCCCTTCCGACTAGAGACCGCAAGTGAGACATACGCCCCAGAGTACGTTGATTGGCTGGTAAAGAATCGCGGACTGACGCTCTCAGGCACCTCCCAAAGTCCAGCGTATGAGCACGATATTTCCATCCTTCTGATC